The proteins below are encoded in one region of Tomitella fengzijianii:
- a CDS encoding neutral zinc metallopeptidase: protein MPTRPPRARAGARLRARRPPTTFPRAAVATAACALVAAASACTVTTDGTARPQAAAPDTVAGMPITHGPSGPRADAPAPRVQVAGGTSGPLDTIAAGAVEDLGRFWADTFPRDFHRPFTPVARYVSWDSADRHAQGPDFCGGPTAGVANAGFCRSRNEIGWDRGPLMSDLVAEYGDLAPVVVLAHEYGHVVQYQTGVRTTQAPTIVLEQQADCYAGVFMRHVAEGGSQRFTMNTTDGLESALSVLVGIRDSPDAAQFGGSEHGSAFERVTAFQQGFAGSASACADIDAADVDEGRVAVPLEALGAGDPAPRPVDQDALAAVAASFSAMLPDAKLPEPDIADPAGGCARHTSPTTYCAETGAVAADLPGLVAAADGGRQGLSGDFTALSAVASRYALAAADRRSATLTGEQAAQRTACMTGAWSAYLGGGTGGGAADPGRLRLRPGDLDEAVAGLLDGGLIAADVEGATVPSAFARLDAFRDGFTGGVHACRSMYP from the coding sequence ATGCCGACGCGCCCCCCGCGAGCTCGCGCAGGCGCACGGCTGCGCGCCCGCCGTCCGCCGACCACTTTTCCGCGGGCGGCCGTGGCGACGGCCGCGTGCGCGCTCGTGGCCGCGGCGTCGGCATGCACCGTCACCACCGACGGCACGGCCCGCCCGCAGGCCGCCGCACCCGACACCGTCGCGGGCATGCCGATCACCCACGGCCCCAGCGGGCCGCGCGCCGATGCTCCCGCTCCGCGCGTGCAGGTGGCCGGAGGCACATCGGGTCCCCTCGACACCATCGCCGCGGGCGCCGTCGAGGACCTGGGCCGGTTCTGGGCGGACACGTTCCCCCGGGACTTCCACCGCCCGTTCACCCCGGTCGCGCGGTACGTCTCGTGGGACTCGGCGGACCGGCATGCCCAGGGCCCGGACTTCTGCGGCGGGCCCACCGCCGGGGTCGCCAACGCCGGTTTCTGCCGCTCCCGCAACGAGATCGGCTGGGACCGCGGGCCGTTGATGTCGGATCTCGTCGCGGAGTACGGCGACCTCGCCCCCGTGGTGGTGCTCGCCCACGAGTACGGACACGTGGTGCAGTACCAGACCGGGGTGCGTACCACGCAGGCGCCGACGATCGTGCTCGAGCAGCAGGCCGACTGCTACGCGGGCGTGTTCATGCGCCACGTCGCCGAGGGCGGCTCCCAGCGCTTCACCATGAACACCACCGACGGGTTGGAATCGGCGTTGTCGGTTCTCGTCGGTATCCGCGATTCCCCCGACGCCGCGCAGTTCGGCGGCTCCGAGCACGGGTCCGCCTTCGAGCGCGTGACCGCGTTCCAGCAGGGCTTCGCCGGATCCGCGTCGGCGTGCGCGGACATCGACGCCGCGGATGTGGACGAGGGCCGGGTGGCGGTGCCGCTCGAGGCGCTCGGCGCGGGCGATCCCGCGCCGCGGCCCGTGGACCAGGACGCGCTCGCAGCGGTCGCCGCGTCGTTCTCGGCGATGCTGCCCGACGCGAAGCTCCCCGAACCCGACATCGCCGACCCCGCCGGCGGATGCGCCCGGCACACCTCGCCGACGACCTACTGCGCCGAGACCGGTGCCGTCGCCGCCGATCTTCCCGGGCTGGTGGCCGCGGCGGACGGCGGGCGGCAGGGACTGAGCGGGGACTTCACCGCGCTCAGCGCGGTCGCGTCGCGGTACGCGCTCGCCGCCGCGGACCGCCGCAGCGCGACGCTGACCGGAGAGCAGGCCGCGCAACGCACGGCCTGCATGACCGGGGCGTGGTCCGCCTACTTGGGAGGCGGCACCGGCGGCGGGGCGGCGGACCCCGGCCGGCTCCGCCTGCGCCCGGGGGATCTCGACGAGGCGGTGGCGGGGCTGCTCGACGGCGGCCTCATCGCCGCCGACGTCGAAGGCGCCACCGTGCCGAGCGCATTCGCGCGGCTCGATGCATTCCGCGACGGCTTCACCGGCGGCGTGCACGCCTGCCGCAGCATGTATCCGTGA
- a CDS encoding tetratricopeptide repeat protein, which yields MAAAMSGAVDLAGLAQPQRPPQEQPPAGPGGIRPVVAVGEADFEAEVLQRSMQVPVIVSIGAAEYPQSVQLDATLESAAVAAAGRWVLATVDIHNAPRIAQAFGVQSVPTVLAVAAGRPVDAFAGVISEAELDQWISGILDATAGQLSGPPPAEGEEPARDPRLVAAEDLMDAGDLPGSIQAYENILAEEPGNEEAGAAVRQLRFLVRAQDVPGDAVDAADAAPGDVDKQLRAADAQLLAQQPDAAFGRLIAVVRTGAPEDKATARARLLELFDLFDPAEEHVIRARRDLANALY from the coding sequence ATGGCGGCAGCGATGTCCGGTGCGGTGGATCTCGCCGGGCTCGCCCAGCCGCAGCGCCCCCCGCAGGAGCAGCCCCCGGCGGGCCCCGGCGGCATCCGTCCGGTGGTCGCCGTCGGTGAGGCCGACTTCGAGGCGGAGGTCCTGCAGCGCTCCATGCAGGTGCCGGTGATCGTCTCGATCGGCGCGGCCGAGTACCCGCAGTCCGTGCAGCTCGACGCGACGCTCGAGAGCGCGGCGGTGGCGGCGGCGGGCCGGTGGGTCCTGGCCACGGTGGACATCCACAACGCGCCGCGGATCGCTCAGGCTTTCGGGGTCCAGTCGGTGCCGACGGTCCTCGCCGTCGCCGCGGGCAGGCCGGTGGACGCCTTCGCCGGGGTGATCTCCGAGGCCGAGCTGGACCAGTGGATCTCCGGCATCCTCGACGCCACCGCGGGGCAGCTCTCCGGCCCGCCCCCGGCGGAAGGGGAGGAACCCGCCCGCGACCCCCGGCTGGTCGCTGCGGAGGACCTGATGGACGCGGGCGATCTGCCGGGCAGCATCCAGGCCTACGAGAACATCCTCGCCGAGGAACCCGGCAACGAGGAGGCGGGCGCGGCCGTGCGGCAGCTGCGTTTCCTCGTGCGGGCGCAGGACGTCCCCGGCGACGCCGTCGACGCGGCGGACGCCGCGCCGGGCGACGTGGACAAGCAGCTCCGCGCGGCGGACGCCCAATTGCTCGCGCAGCAGCCGGACGCCGCGTTCGGCCGGCTCATCGCGGTGGTGCGCACCGGCGCGCCGGAGGACAAGGCGACGGCCCGTGCCCGCCTGCTCGAGCTCTTCGACCTGTTCGATCCGGCGGAGGAGCACGTCATCCGGGCTCGTCGGGACCTGGCCAACGCCCTGTACTGA
- a CDS encoding DUF3817 domain-containing protein, with product MADFFDLSTPAKRFRLVAFWEAVTWLILLIGMVFKWGFGFDAAVKIPGMLHGITGFMLFVLVTLITAGALKWNAKVTLLALISSVPPFGTIVFERWAVRNGLLAELSQAPSQAEAGEQDGDEQKDQAGARA from the coding sequence ATGGCCGACTTCTTTGACCTCTCCACCCCGGCGAAGCGTTTTCGCCTCGTCGCCTTCTGGGAGGCGGTCACCTGGCTGATCCTCCTGATCGGGATGGTGTTCAAGTGGGGGTTCGGTTTCGACGCGGCCGTCAAGATCCCCGGCATGCTGCACGGGATCACCGGCTTCATGCTCTTCGTGCTGGTCACGTTGATCACTGCGGGCGCGCTCAAGTGGAACGCCAAGGTCACGCTGCTCGCGTTGATCTCGTCGGTGCCGCCCTTCGGCACCATCGTGTTCGAGCGCTGGGCGGTGCGCAACGGACTGCTCGCAGAGCTGTCGCAGGCACCCTCGCAGGCCGAGGCCGGCGAGCAGGACGGTGACGAGCAGAAGGACCAGGCCGGGGCGCGCGCCTGA
- a CDS encoding acetyl-CoA C-acetyltransferase gives MSSSVIVAGARTPVGRLMGALKDFSGADLGGFAIAGALEKSGVQPDQVEYVIMGQVLTAGAGQIPARQAAVKAGIPMNVPALTINKVCLSGLDAIALADQLIRAGEFDVIVAGGQESMSQAPHMLLGSRAGVKFGDTALVDHMNRDGLEDVFTGQSMGLLTEQKNDSDPIVREDMDAFAAASHQNAARAWKDGLFADEVVPVSVPQRKGDPVEVRADEGVRADTTAESLSRLRPAFRADGAISAATASQISDGGCAVVVMSKEKAQRLGLSWIAEIGRHGVVSGPDDSTLQEQPANAIAKACARQGIAPGDLDLVEINEAFAAVGIASTRQLGIDPAKVNVNGGAIAIGHPLGMSGARIVLSLVNELRRRGGGVGAAGLCGGGGQGDALIVTVPGQ, from the coding sequence CGAGAAGTCGGGGGTGCAGCCGGACCAGGTCGAGTACGTGATCATGGGCCAGGTGCTCACGGCCGGCGCGGGGCAGATCCCCGCCCGGCAGGCCGCGGTCAAGGCCGGGATCCCCATGAACGTCCCCGCACTGACGATCAACAAGGTGTGCCTTTCCGGGCTGGACGCGATCGCGCTGGCGGATCAGCTCATCCGCGCCGGCGAGTTCGACGTGATCGTCGCGGGCGGGCAGGAGTCCATGAGCCAGGCCCCGCACATGCTGCTGGGCAGTCGTGCCGGGGTGAAGTTCGGTGACACCGCGCTGGTGGACCACATGAATCGCGACGGTCTCGAGGACGTGTTCACCGGCCAGTCGATGGGGCTGCTGACCGAGCAGAAGAACGACTCCGACCCGATCGTGCGGGAGGACATGGATGCCTTCGCCGCCGCATCGCACCAGAATGCGGCTCGCGCATGGAAGGACGGATTGTTCGCCGACGAAGTCGTGCCGGTGTCGGTGCCGCAGCGTAAGGGCGACCCGGTCGAGGTCCGCGCGGACGAGGGCGTCCGGGCCGATACCACCGCAGAATCGCTCTCCCGGCTGCGCCCGGCCTTCCGCGCCGACGGCGCCATCAGCGCGGCGACCGCCTCGCAGATCTCCGACGGCGGCTGCGCAGTGGTGGTCATGAGCAAGGAGAAGGCGCAGCGGCTGGGACTGAGCTGGATCGCGGAGATCGGCCGGCACGGCGTCGTCTCCGGTCCGGACGATTCGACCCTGCAGGAACAGCCGGCCAACGCGATCGCCAAGGCCTGCGCGCGGCAGGGGATCGCGCCGGGGGACCTGGACCTGGTCGAGATCAACGAGGCGTTCGCGGCGGTCGGCATCGCCTCCACGCGGCAGCTGGGCATCGACCCGGCCAAGGTCAACGTCAACGGCGGCGCCATCGCCATCGGCCATCCGCTGGGCATGTCCGGCGCCCGCATCGTGCTGTCGCTCGTCAACGAGCTGCGCCGGCGCGGCGGCGGGGTCGGCGCCGCGGGCCTGTGCGGCGGAGGCGGCCAGGGCGACGCCCTGATCGTCACGGTGCCGGGGCAGTAG